One genomic window of Paenibacillus xylanilyticus includes the following:
- a CDS encoding alpha-glycosidase, protein MILEAIYHRPKLNWSYAYDRSTMHLRLRSKRGDLDAVIAITGDKYAWEQTITHTPMRIFARDELFDYWEVETQPPYRRLRYGFQLVEGEKNVWMTERGFEEALPEHPLEFFDFPFMNPVDIFEPPAWVKDAVFYQIFPERYANGDPSISPKNAEPWGGEPTPVNFFGGDLQGVLDHLDHLSQLGVNAIYFCPLFEATTNHKYNTADYMKVDPHFGTNEQLKELVDACHQRGIRVVLDAVFNHSGREFPPFADVLANGAASPYADWFYIRDWPPRIEDGIPTYDTFAFEPLMPKLNTEHPEVKAYLLEVARYWIEEMDIDGWRLDVANEVDHQFWREFRQTVKAIKPDAYLLGEIWHDSLMWLQGDQFDAVMNYPFTNSVLDYAVHGKLDGLGFANEIGKLLAAYSQPVTEVAFNLLGSHDTPRLLTLCDGDIRKMKLAVTLLLTYPGAPCIYYGDEVGLDGGYDPGCRKCMEWDETKQNLELLDFFKQTIALRKEHPALRSTELKILHAEAGDPVIAMERVDSATGERFLIVLNAGDEACNIDLPLTDRSVWRDLFTTTSIEAKQNRLSVKLEAYGFSLLQLEVKQPAEA, encoded by the coding sequence ATGATTCTTGAAGCCATTTACCATCGTCCCAAATTAAACTGGTCCTATGCCTACGACCGGTCTACCATGCACCTGCGACTGCGTTCCAAACGCGGAGATCTGGATGCGGTTATTGCCATTACCGGGGATAAATATGCCTGGGAGCAGACCATCACCCACACACCGATGCGAATCTTCGCCCGGGATGAGCTGTTCGATTATTGGGAAGTCGAAACCCAGCCTCCCTACCGGAGACTGCGTTACGGCTTCCAGCTGGTCGAGGGCGAGAAAAATGTCTGGATGACCGAACGTGGATTCGAGGAAGCTCTGCCGGAACATCCGCTGGAATTCTTCGATTTCCCATTTATGAATCCGGTCGACATTTTTGAACCGCCTGCCTGGGTCAAGGACGCTGTATTTTATCAGATTTTCCCTGAACGCTATGCGAATGGTGATCCTTCCATTAGTCCGAAGAACGCCGAGCCTTGGGGTGGGGAGCCTACACCGGTTAATTTCTTCGGGGGTGATCTGCAGGGTGTGCTGGATCATCTGGATCATCTGAGTCAGCTTGGCGTGAATGCAATCTACTTCTGCCCGCTGTTCGAGGCTACAACCAATCACAAGTACAATACAGCCGACTATATGAAGGTGGACCCTCATTTCGGGACCAATGAACAGCTGAAAGAGCTGGTGGATGCCTGTCATCAGCGCGGCATTCGGGTTGTGCTTGATGCGGTCTTCAACCATTCGGGCAGAGAGTTCCCGCCTTTTGCTGACGTATTGGCGAACGGGGCAGCTTCCCCCTATGCGGACTGGTTCTACATCAGGGATTGGCCGCCACGCATTGAAGATGGCATACCGACCTACGATACCTTTGCCTTCGAACCGCTTATGCCCAAGCTGAATACGGAGCATCCCGAGGTTAAAGCCTATCTGCTAGAGGTGGCGCGGTACTGGATTGAGGAAATGGACATCGATGGATGGAGACTGGACGTTGCCAACGAGGTGGATCATCAGTTCTGGCGTGAATTCCGTCAAACGGTAAAAGCCATCAAGCCTGACGCCTATTTGCTCGGCGAGATCTGGCATGATTCACTGATGTGGCTGCAGGGAGATCAGTTCGATGCGGTGATGAACTACCCATTCACCAACTCGGTACTGGACTATGCAGTTCACGGCAAGCTGGATGGACTTGGCTTCGCGAATGAGATCGGCAAGCTGCTCGCAGCCTACTCCCAGCCTGTGACTGAAGTTGCCTTCAACCTGCTTGGCAGCCATGATACACCCAGACTGCTCACCCTGTGCGACGGGGATATCCGCAAGATGAAGCTTGCCGTTACTTTGCTTCTCACGTACCCAGGTGCACCCTGCATCTATTACGGAGACGAAGTTGGCCTGGATGGCGGATATGATCCTGGCTGCCGCAAATGTATGGAGTGGGATGAAACCAAGCAGAATCTTGAGCTTCTCGACTTCTTTAAGCAGACGATTGCCCTCCGCAAGGAGCACCCTGCACTGCGTAGCACCGAGTTGAAGATTCTCCATGCCGAAGCTGGAGATCCGGTGATTGCAATGGAACGAGTGGATTCAGCCACAGGGGAACGTTTCCTCATCGTGCTGAACGCTGGTGACGAAGCTTGCAATATAGACCTGCCGCTGACGGATCGAAGCGTCTGGCGAGACCTGTTTACGACCACTTCTATAGAAGCGAAACAAAACAGATTATCTGTAAAACTGGAAGCTTACGGCTTCTCCCTGCTGCAGCTCGAAGTGAAACAACCTGCAGAAGCCTGA